A genomic segment from Castor canadensis chromosome 1, mCasCan1.hap1v2, whole genome shotgun sequence encodes:
- the Peli3 gene encoding E3 ubiquitin-protein ligase pellino homolog 3 isoform X2, protein MVLEGNPEVGSPRTSDLQHPGNNGSCVLSSPGEDVQPGEEPIKYGELIVLGYNGCLASGDKGRRRSRLALSRRPHANGVKPDVMHHISTPLVSKALSNRGQHSISYTLSRSHSVIVEYTHDSDTDMFQIGRSTENMIDFVVTDTSPGGGTTEGPSAQSTISRYACRILCDRRPPYTARIYAAGFDASSNIFLGERAAKWRTPDGLMDGLTTNGVLVMHPAGGFSEDSAPGVWREISVCGNVYTLRDSRSAQQRGKLVENESNVLQDGSLIDLCGATLLWRTPAGLLRAPTLKQLEAQRQEANAARPQCPVGLSTLAFPSPARGRTAPDKQQPWVYVRCGHVHGYHGWGCRRERGPQERECPLCRLVGPYVPLWLGQEAGLCLDPGPPSHAFAPCGHVCSEKTARYWAQTPLPHGTHAFHAACPFCGAWLTGEHGCVRLIFQGPLD, encoded by the exons ATGGTGCTGGAAGGAAACCCTGAAGTGGGGTCCCCCCGAACCTCAGACCTCCAGCACCCTGGGAACAATGGCTCTTGTGTCCTCTCTTCTCCTGGTGAAGATGTACAGCCAGGAGAGGAGCCCATCAAGTATGGAGAACTCATCGTCCTGGG CTACAATGGGTGTCTAGCGAGTGGGGACAAGGGCCGCCGGCGAAGCCGCCTGGCACTGAGCCGCCGGCCACATGCCAATGGAGTGAAGCCAGACGTCATGCATCACATCTCCACGCCGCTCGTCTCCAAG GCCCTGAGTAACCGAGGTCAGCACAGCATCTCGTACACACTGTCCCGGAGTCACTCAGTCATAGTGGAGTACACACATGACAGCGACACGGACATGTTTCAG ATTGGTCGCTCCACTGAGAACATGATCGACTTTGTGGTAACAGACACGTCCCCTGGAGGAGGGACCACTGAGGGTCCTTCTGCCCAGAGTACCATTTCCCGATATGCCTGTCGCATCCTCTGTGACCGCAGGCCCCCCTATACTGCCCGCATATATGCTGCTGGCTTTGATGCCTCCAGCAACATCTTTCTTGGA GAGCGGGCAGCCAAATGGCGGACTCCTGACGGCCTGATGGATGGCCTAACCACCAACGGAGTCCTGGTGATGCACCCTGCGGGCGGCTTCTCTGAGGATTCAGCTCCAGGTGTCTGGCGGGAGATTTCAGTCTGTGGGAACGTGTACACACTACGGGACAGCCGCTCAGCTCAGCAGCGGGGGAAGCTG GTGGAAAACGAATCCAACGTGCTGCAAGACGGCTCACTCATCGACCTGTGTGGGGCCACATTGCTGTGGCGCACTCCAGCGGGGTTGCTGCGGGCACCCACACTGAAACAGCTGGAAGCCCAGCGGCAAGAGGCCAATGCGGCGCGGCCCCAGTGCCCTGTGGGCCTCAGCACTCTGGCCTTCCCCAGTCCAGCCCGTGGACGCACAGCACCTGACAAGCAGCAGCCCTGGGTCTACGTCCGTTGCGGCCACGTCCACGGCTATCATGGCTGGGGTTGCCGCCGGGAGCGGGGCCCCCAGGAGCGCGAGTGTCCTCTCTGCCGCCTTGTGGGGCCCTATGTGCCCCTGTGGCTTGGCCAAGAGGCTGGTCTCTGCCTGGACCCTGGGCCACCCAGCCATGCCTTTGCACCCTGTGGCCATGTCTGCTCTGAGAAGACTGCCCGTTACTGGGCCCAGACACCACTGCCACATGGCACCCATGCTTTCCACGCTGCCTGCCCCTTTTGTGGGGCTTGGCTCACTGGTGAGCATGGCTGTGTCCGCCTCATTTTCCAGGGACCACTGGACTAG
- the Peli3 gene encoding E3 ubiquitin-protein ligase pellino homolog 3 isoform X1: MVLEGNPEVGSPRTSDLQHPGNNGSCVLSSPGEDVQPGEEPIKYGELIVLGCCEEGGEETEAQRGEVTGPRAHSCYNGCLASGDKGRRRSRLALSRRPHANGVKPDVMHHISTPLVSKALSNRGQHSISYTLSRSHSVIVEYTHDSDTDMFQIGRSTENMIDFVVTDTSPGGGTTEGPSAQSTISRYACRILCDRRPPYTARIYAAGFDASSNIFLGERAAKWRTPDGLMDGLTTNGVLVMHPAGGFSEDSAPGVWREISVCGNVYTLRDSRSAQQRGKLVENESNVLQDGSLIDLCGATLLWRTPAGLLRAPTLKQLEAQRQEANAARPQCPVGLSTLAFPSPARGRTAPDKQQPWVYVRCGHVHGYHGWGCRRERGPQERECPLCRLVGPYVPLWLGQEAGLCLDPGPPSHAFAPCGHVCSEKTARYWAQTPLPHGTHAFHAACPFCGAWLTGEHGCVRLIFQGPLD; encoded by the exons ATGGTGCTGGAAGGAAACCCTGAAGTGGGGTCCCCCCGAACCTCAGACCTCCAGCACCCTGGGAACAATGGCTCTTGTGTCCTCTCTTCTCCTGGTGAAGATGTACAGCCAGGAGAGGAGCCCATCAAGTATGGAGAACTCATCGTCCTGGG ATGCTGTGAGGAAGGAGGtgaggaaaccgaggctcagagaggggaagtGACTGGCCCAAGggcacacagctg CTACAATGGGTGTCTAGCGAGTGGGGACAAGGGCCGCCGGCGAAGCCGCCTGGCACTGAGCCGCCGGCCACATGCCAATGGAGTGAAGCCAGACGTCATGCATCACATCTCCACGCCGCTCGTCTCCAAG GCCCTGAGTAACCGAGGTCAGCACAGCATCTCGTACACACTGTCCCGGAGTCACTCAGTCATAGTGGAGTACACACATGACAGCGACACGGACATGTTTCAG ATTGGTCGCTCCACTGAGAACATGATCGACTTTGTGGTAACAGACACGTCCCCTGGAGGAGGGACCACTGAGGGTCCTTCTGCCCAGAGTACCATTTCCCGATATGCCTGTCGCATCCTCTGTGACCGCAGGCCCCCCTATACTGCCCGCATATATGCTGCTGGCTTTGATGCCTCCAGCAACATCTTTCTTGGA GAGCGGGCAGCCAAATGGCGGACTCCTGACGGCCTGATGGATGGCCTAACCACCAACGGAGTCCTGGTGATGCACCCTGCGGGCGGCTTCTCTGAGGATTCAGCTCCAGGTGTCTGGCGGGAGATTTCAGTCTGTGGGAACGTGTACACACTACGGGACAGCCGCTCAGCTCAGCAGCGGGGGAAGCTG GTGGAAAACGAATCCAACGTGCTGCAAGACGGCTCACTCATCGACCTGTGTGGGGCCACATTGCTGTGGCGCACTCCAGCGGGGTTGCTGCGGGCACCCACACTGAAACAGCTGGAAGCCCAGCGGCAAGAGGCCAATGCGGCGCGGCCCCAGTGCCCTGTGGGCCTCAGCACTCTGGCCTTCCCCAGTCCAGCCCGTGGACGCACAGCACCTGACAAGCAGCAGCCCTGGGTCTACGTCCGTTGCGGCCACGTCCACGGCTATCATGGCTGGGGTTGCCGCCGGGAGCGGGGCCCCCAGGAGCGCGAGTGTCCTCTCTGCCGCCTTGTGGGGCCCTATGTGCCCCTGTGGCTTGGCCAAGAGGCTGGTCTCTGCCTGGACCCTGGGCCACCCAGCCATGCCTTTGCACCCTGTGGCCATGTCTGCTCTGAGAAGACTGCCCGTTACTGGGCCCAGACACCACTGCCACATGGCACCCATGCTTTCCACGCTGCCTGCCCCTTTTGTGGGGCTTGGCTCACTGGTGAGCATGGCTGTGTCCGCCTCATTTTCCAGGGACCACTGGACTAG
- the Peli3 gene encoding E3 ubiquitin-protein ligase pellino homolog 3 isoform X3, translating into MVLEGNPEVGSPRTSDLQHPGNNGSCVLSSPGEDVQPGEEPIKYGELIVLGCCEEGGEETEAQRGEVTGPRAHSCYNGCLASGDKGRRRSRLALSRRPHANGVKPDVMHHISTPLVSKALSNRGQHSISYTLSRSHSVIVEYTHDSDTDMFQIGRSTENMIDFVERAAKWRTPDGLMDGLTTNGVLVMHPAGGFSEDSAPGVWREISVCGNVYTLRDSRSAQQRGKLVENESNVLQDGSLIDLCGATLLWRTPAGLLRAPTLKQLEAQRQEANAARPQCPVGLSTLAFPSPARGRTAPDKQQPWVYVRCGHVHGYHGWGCRRERGPQERECPLCRLVGPYVPLWLGQEAGLCLDPGPPSHAFAPCGHVCSEKTARYWAQTPLPHGTHAFHAACPFCGAWLTGEHGCVRLIFQGPLD; encoded by the exons ATGGTGCTGGAAGGAAACCCTGAAGTGGGGTCCCCCCGAACCTCAGACCTCCAGCACCCTGGGAACAATGGCTCTTGTGTCCTCTCTTCTCCTGGTGAAGATGTACAGCCAGGAGAGGAGCCCATCAAGTATGGAGAACTCATCGTCCTGGG ATGCTGTGAGGAAGGAGGtgaggaaaccgaggctcagagaggggaagtGACTGGCCCAAGggcacacagctg CTACAATGGGTGTCTAGCGAGTGGGGACAAGGGCCGCCGGCGAAGCCGCCTGGCACTGAGCCGCCGGCCACATGCCAATGGAGTGAAGCCAGACGTCATGCATCACATCTCCACGCCGCTCGTCTCCAAG GCCCTGAGTAACCGAGGTCAGCACAGCATCTCGTACACACTGTCCCGGAGTCACTCAGTCATAGTGGAGTACACACATGACAGCGACACGGACATGTTTCAG ATTGGTCGCTCCACTGAGAACATGATCGACTTTGTG GAGCGGGCAGCCAAATGGCGGACTCCTGACGGCCTGATGGATGGCCTAACCACCAACGGAGTCCTGGTGATGCACCCTGCGGGCGGCTTCTCTGAGGATTCAGCTCCAGGTGTCTGGCGGGAGATTTCAGTCTGTGGGAACGTGTACACACTACGGGACAGCCGCTCAGCTCAGCAGCGGGGGAAGCTG GTGGAAAACGAATCCAACGTGCTGCAAGACGGCTCACTCATCGACCTGTGTGGGGCCACATTGCTGTGGCGCACTCCAGCGGGGTTGCTGCGGGCACCCACACTGAAACAGCTGGAAGCCCAGCGGCAAGAGGCCAATGCGGCGCGGCCCCAGTGCCCTGTGGGCCTCAGCACTCTGGCCTTCCCCAGTCCAGCCCGTGGACGCACAGCACCTGACAAGCAGCAGCCCTGGGTCTACGTCCGTTGCGGCCACGTCCACGGCTATCATGGCTGGGGTTGCCGCCGGGAGCGGGGCCCCCAGGAGCGCGAGTGTCCTCTCTGCCGCCTTGTGGGGCCCTATGTGCCCCTGTGGCTTGGCCAAGAGGCTGGTCTCTGCCTGGACCCTGGGCCACCCAGCCATGCCTTTGCACCCTGTGGCCATGTCTGCTCTGAGAAGACTGCCCGTTACTGGGCCCAGACACCACTGCCACATGGCACCCATGCTTTCCACGCTGCCTGCCCCTTTTGTGGGGCTTGGCTCACTGGTGAGCATGGCTGTGTCCGCCTCATTTTCCAGGGACCACTGGACTAG